In Paenibacillus sonchi, the genomic stretch GGAGCATACGATCCTGTTCACCTGGGGGGCGGCAGTTATTGCTGCAGTTGTGGTTGCTTTCCCCCTCGTATACCGCACAGTGAAGGCGGGCTTTGAAGGTGTGGAGAAGGATCTGGAGGATGCAGCACGCGCACAGGGGGCCAGCGAGCTTCAGGTGCTTGCGTATGTAACGCTTCCACTGGCAGGCCGTTCGCTGGCAGCCGGTTACGTGCTCGGATTCGCCCGCGGGCTGGGGGAGTTCGGAGCCACTATTATGGTGGCCGGCAATATTCCCGGCCGGACGCAGACCGTCCCCACCGCTATTTACGTGGCCGTCGATGGCGGCAATATGACGCTGGCCTGGCTGTGGGTGTGTTCAATTATCGGCATCTCTGCACTCATGCTGATGTTCGTCAACCGCCGTTCCTGATTGTGGACTAATTTGGGATATATCCGTTTCAGCATAAGGGGCAGGACTCAGGCATTGGAAGACCTGAGTCCTGCTTTTTGCTGTGTTATCTATGCATGCCGGATTTTGTGAATTTTCGAACAAAGGTCCGGTTTCCTTCGTAATGTGATATGAAAGGGCGGGCAGAGGAAAATGGTCACTGATAAGCAGCTCATCGAAGGATACCGGACAGGCAGGCGGGAAATGCTCGAACTACTGGTAGAGAGATACAAGGATGACTTGTACCGGTTCTGCCGCCACCTCACCCTAAATGCCCTGGAAGCGGAGGATTTGTTTCAGGAGGTGTGGGTGCGGGTAATCCGCAAGCTGGATCGTTACGATCCGGAGCGGTCTATTAAGGCATGGCTGTTTCAGGTGACCCTGAATATGTACCGGGACAGCTACCGGAAATGGAAAAAGCTCTATGAACGTCTTACCGGAGAAGCCTCCTGCCGTGTTCCGCTTCTTGAGCTACGGGACGGGGCACCGCTGACGGAGGAGCAGATCCTGCGGAATGAAAGGTATGCCCGCTTGGAAGAAGGACTCCGCAAGCTGCCAAAGCGGTATTTGGGCCCGCTGGTGCTCTACTATTACGAGGAATTTAGTTATGAGGAGATCGGAAAAATGCTGGATATTCCTATAGGGACGGTCAAATCGAGGCTGAATCAGGGCAAAAAGCTGCTGCAGAAGGCTGTGGAGCCATGGAGGGAGGAGTACCGGTGAAAGAAACGGAACGGGAAGATAAGCAGGAGAAGCTGCTGCGCGAGTATTATAGCGAATTGATGCCGGCTCCAGCGGGACTGCAGGCGGCAACCTTGCGGCGGATTCGCAGGAAAGAGGACATGAACAAAACGGCTGCGGCTCTGGCGGTATTGAGTGCACTGGTTCTGCTGCTGTTGTGGGGATGTCTGCTGAGCGGCCCGATACCCCTGCTCTGGAAGCTGACGCTTCTGCTCTCCTGTGGTGCAGCTCCGGCTGTTGCAGCAGGGGTAGTTGTGCTGTATATATCCGGCAGAGAAGCGGAAAGTACGCAAAGCTAAACGGAACGTGGAGAAGAGGTGTGCAAAGGGGGAAGGGGGATGAAATGAGAAACTTCAAATACTTGGGCATGCTGGTATTCTGGATCATTACATCTGGCATGCTGACTTTTCTGGCTGTGGCAGGCTACTGGATGATTCCTTATATGGCTGATATGTTCAACGAGGACCGGGTCTGGTTTACCATAACGGCGCTGGCAGTGCTGCTGTTTACGGGTTTATACGTGACTTTGGGAGTGTTCATTTACAAGGATTCTTCGCGCAAAAAGATGAACACATGGCTGTGGTTGACCGCTGTCTTCTATATTCCTAATTTTATGGGGGTTGTGCTGTATTTTTATGCCCGGCGGCGGCATAAGATTCCGGCTGCAAATGATATGCACACACAAATATGCCCGCATTGCGGACATATTATACATGCTGGGGAGTGAACGGGGATGGATAAACAATGGCGGAAACGGCTTCTGCTGGCATTAATAGTCGGATCTTTGCTGCTTGCGGGATGCGAGAAACAAGTGATGTACGTCGGTTCCAGTACACCGCATCAAATGAAGGCTTCTTATTGGCTGCTGTCCGGCACCGAGAAGAAAACGCTGAAGCTTAAAAAAGGAGATACACTTTATCTGAGCTATGCCTCCAAAGTAGAGAAGGGCGAGCTGTCGATGAAGCTGTATGATCCTGACCATAAGCTGTTTAAGGAACTGGAGACGAACAAGAAAGGCGAGGAAGAAGTGGAGATACAGCAAACCGGCTCCTACAAGCTGGAGGTTGTAGGAGCCGGTGCGAAAGGAAGCTATAAGGTCAGCTATAAAACAAAAAAAGAGGATTCCGAGTAAGCGGAGAAGAAAAGGCACAGGAAGAGGCTTAGGCCGCGTTAGAGCTCAAGTCTCGTAAATGACCGTGCCGGTCTCGCTAAGGTCATAGCCGTGAATGGAGCTGAGCTCGTTCTGAAAGGCTGCTGAGCGCAAAATATCAAGAACTGTCCTAATCAATGTTTCGTGCCCCGGTTTCTTAAGCATCACCAGATCGTACCGTTCCTGAATGAGCGGGATGAAATCAACGCCGTCAATAATTTTGGCGGCTTTTTCTGTGCCGATGCCCACATCGGCTTCTCCCGGGCCACTCTGCCGGCTATGGCCAAATGGCTGTTCTCTTCGACAGCATACCCGCTGATTTGTGAGGCAGGAATGCCATGCAGGCGCAACTGCTCGTCGAGCAGCACCCGTGCCCCCGCCCCGCGTTCCCGGTTGATTATCCGGATTCCGCTCTGCTTCAGGTCGGACCAGCTGCGGATTCCCTGCGGATTGCCCTTCTGCACATAGAAGCCTGCACTGCGCGTCAGCATATGCACTACGACATATGAAAAGCCAACCAGCAGTCTGCGGATATAGGGCAGGTTGTACTCCCCGCTGTCCCCGTCCAGCAGATGGGTGCTGACAATGTCGGATTCCCCGTGGTACATCGCGATCAGGCTGTCCAGACTTCCGGCATACGACCGCAGCGGACGGAAGGAAGTCTCGCTTCGCTCCAGATGCGTAGCCAGTAAATCCAGCGACATATCCTGACCGGTGATCACCACATTATCGGTGGCGGCTTTGCCGGGTTGGGCCGGCAGCTGCGTATGCTGCGGATGCGGGGCGGATGGGGGGATGAACAGGGGATTTTCTGCTGGCGCTGAGACTGGCGCGATACTCCCGGAGATGCCGCTGCGCGAATGCTGCTTGTAGGCCTCCAGATCGGAAAGATCCACGCGCATCTGCTTGCCTACCCGGTAGGAGGGCAGTTCCCCTTTCTTAATCAGATCATATACCTTAAGTTTGGATATTTTTAATAACCGGGCGATTTCTTCGGTTGTATAGGAAGTATTCTCGGACATGGTAAAGCCTCCTAAGATATGAACTGCGGCAGTTCTCAAAATAACGCTATGATAGCTCAAGACTAACCTATTTTAAGATGCTGCGCAATTAAAGAACTCCGGAGGCAGAGCGGGAGAGCGCTCTAAAAAGCCAAGTTTCTCCTATTCTTGGCCTGCTGCGCATCAGAGAGCCCGATCAATTCGGAAACGGTCACGAACCGGAAGCCCTGCTTCTGCAGCTCAGGCAGGATGATTTTGAGCGCCTCGCGGGTTTGCGATTGGCCGTGAACATGGTCATGGAACAGCACGATATCCCCGTTCCGCGCATTCCGGATGACACGGCTGGAGATGCTGTATACGCCAGGGCGGTTCCAGTCGCGTGTATCCTGATGCCATGACCATAGCACAGGCTTGAGTCCCATGCTGTTGGAGACATCGACCAGGGTCTCGTCGTACATGCCTCCCGGCGGTCT encodes the following:
- a CDS encoding RNA polymerase sigma factor: MVTDKQLIEGYRTGRREMLELLVERYKDDLYRFCRHLTLNALEAEDLFQEVWVRVIRKLDRYDPERSIKAWLFQVTLNMYRDSYRKWKKLYERLTGEASCRVPLLELRDGAPLTEEQILRNERYARLEEGLRKLPKRYLGPLVLYYYEEFSYEEIGKMLDIPIGTVKSRLNQGKKLLQKAVEPWREEYR
- the modB gene encoding molybdate ABC transporter permease subunit; this translates as MEINWTDFFAPVWLSVKISVITSIIVFLLATLAAKAMAGRRFPGYSLVETVLLLPLVLPPTVVGFVLLVILGRRSWIGKLYEQFTEHTILFTWGAAVIAAVVVAFPLVYRTVKAGFEGVEKDLEDAARAQGASELQVLAYVTLPLAGRSLAAGYVLGFARGLGEFGATIMVAGNIPGRTQTVPTAIYVAVDGGNMTLAWLWVCSIIGISALMLMFVNRRS